In the genome of Phlebotomus papatasi isolate M1 chromosome 2, Ppap_2.1, whole genome shotgun sequence, one region contains:
- the LOC129803289 gene encoding cysteine-rich PDZ-binding protein, whose product MVCEKCEKKLDRIVTPDTWKSGARNTVESGGRKINENKAITTARQRFNPIAKTFPPCRICRQKVHQAGSHYCQSCAYKKGICSMCGKKMIDVKNYRQSAA is encoded by the exons ATGGTTTGTGAGAAATGTGAGAAGAAACTCGATCGAATAGTCACACCAGACACTTGGAAGTCAGGGGcgagaaatacagtagagtccggtgggagaaaaatcaatgaaaacaaGGCAATCACAACAGCTCGACAGAGATTTAATCCAATTGCAAAAACCTTCCCTCCTTGCAg AATCTGTCGGCAAAAAGTCCATCAAGCTGGAAGTCACTATTGTCAGTCTTGTGCTTACAAAAAGGGCATCTGCTCAATGTGCGGCAAGAAAATGATAGATGTGAAAAACTACCGACAAAGTGCAGCATAA